One Polaribacter sp. SA4-12 genomic window carries:
- a CDS encoding SDR family NAD(P)-dependent oxidoreductase, producing the protein MNHNKLKGKNVLITAGAQGIGESITKHFIDNGANVAIHYFSSADTAKQLVEYAITKGQKAVAISGDLTKEADANAMVEKTIAELGGIDILINNAGSLVARRMLNEMEAEFWHKVMDINMTSMMFVTKAAAPYLAKNENSSIVNLASLAGRKGGHPGSLVYATSKGAILTFTRALSTELGPQGTRVNAVAPGLILGTSFHNTHTTKESANETIAGIPIQRAGNAADVARAVLYLASEYDGFITGATLDINGGVYNM; encoded by the coding sequence ATGAATCATAATAAATTAAAAGGTAAAAACGTACTTATAACGGCAGGAGCTCAAGGAATTGGTGAATCTATCACGAAACATTTTATAGACAACGGAGCTAATGTTGCCATCCACTATTTTTCAAGTGCAGATACCGCAAAGCAATTGGTTGAATACGCAATTACCAAAGGACAAAAAGCAGTTGCTATTAGTGGAGATTTAACAAAAGAAGCTGATGCAAATGCAATGGTAGAGAAAACTATAGCAGAACTTGGTGGCATAGACATACTAATCAACAACGCAGGTTCACTTGTAGCTCGTAGAATGTTAAACGAAATGGAAGCAGAATTCTGGCATAAAGTAATGGATATCAATATGACTTCTATGATGTTTGTGACAAAAGCTGCTGCTCCTTATTTAGCAAAAAATGAAAACAGTAGTATTGTTAATTTAGCATCACTTGCAGGGCGTAAAGGAGGTCATCCAGGATCTCTAGTTTATGCTACTAGTAAAGGAGCTATTTTAACATTTACACGTGCATTATCTACAGAACTAGGACCTCAAGGAACAAGAGTTAATGCTGTTGCTCCAGGTCTAATACTTGGTACTTCTTTTCACAATACACATACAACAAAAGAATCAGCGAATGAAACAATAGCAGGTATTCCAATTCAACGAGCTGGTAATGCTGCTGATGTAGCACGTGCTGTATTATACTTAGCATCAGAATATGATGGTTTTATAACTGGTGCTACTTTAGACATCAATGGTGGCGTTTACAATATGTAA
- a CDS encoding polysaccharide lyase family 7 protein: MKLKITKSLLLHVLFASIVLLLSGCSNSTKKATSKESKSTITYPSQVIPFMNEWSILCGDGTSYKELANTEHKDFFYTTNDGKTDWVVYKTPNSGITSRTSSNTRTELGQKKHWIPEVGGKLTGTLKVMQVSTSGDARVAASYSVVVGQIHSDEGHENEPIKIFYKKFPGHKKGSIFWNYEINTASDDNSGRWDYSTAVWGNDMSVVGSSPTTFPKEPENGIELGEEFSYEINVFKGIMYLTFTSKGHETIKFTKDLLKSEFAKKSDIPQQILTLYAAIGRDGVERENGYAGEMNYFKQGAYNQTNGKKPEDNIVWYTGAETYNGDIKKQYANGCYAEVWFKEAKVSSGSLPVKD; encoded by the coding sequence ATGAAGCTAAAAATCACAAAATCATTATTGCTGCATGTTTTATTTGCTAGTATTGTTTTATTACTATCCGGTTGTTCAAACTCAACTAAAAAGGCTACTAGTAAAGAATCAAAATCTACTATAACGTACCCAAGTCAAGTTATTCCATTTATGAACGAATGGAGTATCCTGTGTGGAGATGGAACTAGTTATAAAGAATTAGCCAACACAGAACATAAAGATTTCTTTTATACTACAAATGATGGTAAAACAGATTGGGTAGTATACAAAACGCCTAATTCTGGTATTACATCTAGAACTTCTAGTAACACAAGAACTGAGTTAGGACAAAAAAAACATTGGATACCTGAAGTTGGTGGTAAATTAACGGGTACACTAAAAGTAATGCAAGTTTCAACTTCTGGTGATGCAAGAGTTGCAGCTTCCTATTCTGTTGTTGTTGGACAAATCCATAGTGATGAAGGACATGAAAACGAACCTATAAAAATATTTTATAAAAAGTTTCCTGGACATAAAAAAGGATCCATTTTTTGGAATTATGAAATTAATACAGCAAGTGATGACAACTCTGGAAGATGGGATTATTCAACAGCAGTTTGGGGAAATGATATGTCAGTTGTTGGGTCTAGTCCAACTACATTCCCTAAAGAACCAGAAAACGGTATTGAATTAGGTGAGGAATTTAGTTATGAAATTAACGTATTTAAAGGAATAATGTACCTAACCTTCACAAGTAAAGGTCATGAGACTATTAAATTCACAAAAGACTTATTGAAATCTGAATTTGCAAAAAAATCAGATATTCCTCAACAAATATTAACATTATATGCTGCAATAGGTCGTGATGGTGTAGAAAGAGAAAATGGGTATGCTGGGGAAATGAATTATTTTAAACAAGGAGCATACAATCAAACTAATGGAAAAAAACCAGAAGATAATATCGTTTGGTATACTGGGGCTGAAACATATAATGGAGATATCAAAAAACAATATGCAAATGGATGTTATGCGGAAGTTTGGTTTAAAGAAGCTAAAGTAAGCTCTGGTTCATTGCCTGTTAAAGATTGA
- a CDS encoding SusC/RagA family TonB-linked outer membrane protein produces MSKNNFLKKMSTCFFLLASLFAFSQQKVSGKVTDAVTGDALPSVTIQIKGTSSGTTTDFDGNYTITTKTESDALVFSYLGYKTENVSVNGKSILDVAMSEDASALDEIVVVGYGTRKKSHLTGAISKIGGKDVAAVQTSRVDEALAGKLAGVLIQNASGEPGADPKIQIRAASSISGNSSPLIVVDGFPINGNLATVNPNDIQSIEILKDAASAAIYGSRGANGVILVTTKKGKTGKPKFSYNTYTSISNKYRDNINKTGSEWAAHSRSEIAAGNWDVSQIDPAFLEYRLTAYEESPDEQSVEDYLYQTGNTTSHDFSMSGGTDDVKYFGSVGYQDATGIVRTQGFERLNARLNIDAKLGDKIKTGISFNGFTSKREIVGWDVRDLSRAYSVHPIYHTEASIAFVQALDKKAQALGLSAFDNGVNGDAVAAGYNSSIYTLEPGDYVNDWHYGRSNNGIGGSGDQGPAAKLDNSERIQRTFFVNINSYLSYNILEGLDIKTVLGGDLRDTQDYYWRGVQSDAKARGSATNLDQTDVKVSSILSETTLNYTKEIGKHNFSAVAGIEFQSTTFRGNSLDGTNVPNTAVTNFNLLAPADIVVTERDETRVRKSVFGRVNYAFDDKYLASVSIRRDGDSRFGANEQYGVFPAVSLGWNVHKESFLQDSEVLSKLKLRFSTGSLGTTSFLGSYDSLSLLNPTPTGFGTGLNIPTDVANPDLTWQTNTETNFGADLGFVNNRFTLGVDYYTSNIENFLLSRNVSEVLGTSAVTINAGNIKSSGVEFEFSAGIIQKDDFSWNLTGNLSTVNTEITDLDGLDELPRQAVGQSGRDVVYRNYVGGQIGEMWALETAGQVEMKYLEDATRNPNNTTGEYYVVDQQSPGEAGYGEIDKTRTVEEGGDLVKVGQNTPDFYWGLNSSMNYKEFDMSLQFQGAVGAEVFNVDPYYYGSQWGARLVDGFKDADGRAVHNGMFVKGAKDNIDANIQDASYLALRNITIGYTFKQDIVEKIGLSSVRIYGAATNLLYIMADDYTSYNPEGIETTGDYNGPTTSGFQIGASPVVRSFTLGLNLNF; encoded by the coding sequence ATGTCAAAAAACAACTTTTTAAAAAAAATGAGTACGTGCTTTTTTCTTCTAGCATCGCTTTTTGCTTTTTCTCAGCAAAAAGTATCGGGGAAAGTTACGGATGCAGTAACAGGTGATGCTTTACCTTCAGTAACAATTCAAATAAAAGGTACTTCTTCTGGAACAACAACAGATTTTGATGGTAATTATACAATTACTACTAAAACAGAAAGTGATGCCTTAGTATTTAGTTATTTAGGTTACAAAACAGAAAATGTTTCAGTAAATGGTAAGTCTATATTAGATGTTGCTATGTCAGAAGATGCAAGTGCATTAGATGAGATTGTAGTAGTAGGTTATGGTACTCGTAAAAAGAGTCATTTAACAGGGGCGATATCAAAAATTGGTGGTAAAGATGTTGCTGCTGTACAAACTTCTCGTGTAGATGAAGCATTAGCTGGTAAATTAGCAGGTGTTTTAATTCAAAATGCAAGTGGAGAGCCAGGTGCAGATCCAAAGATTCAAATTAGAGCTGCTTCTTCTATTTCAGGTAACTCAAGCCCACTAATTGTTGTAGATGGTTTTCCTATTAATGGAAATTTAGCTACAGTTAATCCAAACGATATTCAAAGTATAGAAATCTTGAAAGATGCTGCTTCTGCTGCAATTTATGGTTCAAGAGGTGCAAATGGTGTTATTTTAGTTACTACTAAAAAAGGAAAAACAGGAAAACCTAAATTTAGTTATAATACGTATACTAGTATCTCAAACAAGTATCGTGATAACATAAATAAGACAGGTTCAGAATGGGCTGCACACTCAAGATCAGAAATTGCTGCTGGAAACTGGGATGTTTCTCAAATAGACCCCGCTTTTTTAGAGTACAGATTAACTGCTTATGAAGAATCTCCAGATGAACAAAGTGTAGAAGATTATCTTTATCAAACTGGTAATACTACTAGCCATGATTTTAGTATGAGTGGTGGTACAGATGATGTAAAATATTTTGGATCTGTTGGTTACCAAGATGCAACAGGTATTGTGAGAACTCAAGGTTTCGAAAGATTAAATGCGCGTTTAAATATAGATGCTAAATTAGGTGATAAAATTAAGACAGGTATAAGTTTTAATGGGTTTACTTCTAAAAGAGAAATTGTTGGATGGGATGTAAGAGACCTTTCTAGAGCATATAGTGTTCATCCTATTTATCATACTGAAGCATCTATTGCTTTTGTGCAAGCATTAGATAAAAAAGCGCAAGCTTTAGGTCTTTCTGCATTTGATAATGGAGTTAATGGTGATGCAGTTGCTGCAGGTTATAATTCAAGTATATACACTTTAGAACCTGGAGATTATGTGAACGATTGGCACTATGGAAGATCAAATAATGGTATTGGAGGATCTGGTGATCAAGGTCCTGCTGCGAAGCTTGATAATTCTGAAAGAATACAAAGAACATTTTTTGTAAACATTAATTCTTATTTATCATACAATATTTTAGAAGGATTGGATATTAAAACTGTTTTAGGTGGAGATTTAAGAGATACTCAAGACTATTATTGGAGAGGAGTTCAATCTGATGCTAAGGCACGTGGTAGTGCAACTAATTTAGATCAAACTGATGTGAAAGTTTCTTCTATATTAAGTGAAACTACTTTAAATTATACAAAAGAGATTGGTAAACATAACTTTTCTGCAGTAGCTGGGATTGAATTTCAATCTACTACTTTTAGAGGAAATTCGTTAGATGGTACAAATGTGCCAAATACAGCTGTTACAAATTTTAATTTGTTAGCACCTGCTGATATTGTTGTAACAGAAAGAGATGAGACAAGGGTAAGAAAAAGTGTTTTCGGAAGAGTTAACTATGCATTTGATGATAAATACTTAGCGTCTGTTTCTATTAGAAGAGATGGTGATTCTCGTTTTGGAGCTAACGAACAATATGGTGTTTTTCCAGCAGTTTCTTTAGGATGGAATGTCCATAAAGAATCTTTTTTACAAGATAGTGAAGTATTAAGTAAATTAAAATTAAGATTTAGTACAGGTTCATTAGGTACTACTTCTTTTTTAGGATCATACGATTCATTGAGTTTATTAAACCCTACTCCAACAGGTTTCGGTACAGGATTAAATATTCCTACTGATGTAGCAAACCCAGATTTAACTTGGCAAACAAATACAGAAACTAATTTTGGTGCTGATTTAGGTTTTGTAAATAATAGATTTACTTTAGGTGTAGACTACTACACGTCAAATATCGAAAATTTCTTACTAAGTAGAAATGTTTCTGAAGTTCTTGGTACAAGTGCTGTAACAATAAATGCCGGAAATATAAAAAGTTCAGGTGTAGAATTTGAGTTTTCTGCAGGTATCATTCAAAAAGATGATTTTTCATGGAATTTAACTGGTAACCTATCTACTGTTAATACAGAAATTACAGATTTAGATGGTTTAGATGAATTACCAAGACAAGCTGTAGGTCAATCTGGTAGAGATGTTGTATATAGAAATTATGTAGGAGGTCAAATTGGTGAAATGTGGGCATTAGAAACTGCAGGACAAGTTGAAATGAAATACCTAGAGGATGCAACAAGAAACCCTAACAATACTACTGGTGAATATTATGTAGTAGATCAACAATCACCTGGTGAAGCAGGTTATGGTGAAATTGATAAAACAAGAACTGTAGAAGAGGGTGGAGATTTAGTGAAAGTAGGACAAAATACACCAGATTTTTACTGGGGATTGAATAGTTCTATGAATTACAAAGAGTTTGATATGTCATTACAATTTCAAGGAGCAGTTGGAGCAGAAGTTTTCAATGTAGATCCTTATTATTATGGTTCTCAGTGGGGTGCTAGATTAGTAGATGGTTTTAAAGATGCTGATGGTCGTGCTGTACATAATGGTATGTTTGTTAAAGGAGCAAAAGACAACATAGATGCAAATATTCAAGACGCTTCTTATTTAGCTTTAAGAAATATAACAATTGGTTATACTTTTAAACAAGATATAGTTGAGAAAATAGGCTTAAGCTCTGTTAGAATATATGGTGCTGCTACTAATTTATTATACATAATGGCAGATGACTATACTTCTTATAATCCAGAAGGTATAGAAACAACAGGAGATTATAACGGACCTACAACATCTGGTTTTCAAATTGGTGCAAGTCCAGTTGTTAGAAGCTTTACTTTAGGTTTAAATCTTAACTTTTAA
- a CDS encoding RbsD/FucU domain-containing protein, whose protein sequence is MLKTKVIHPTIMEALGRSGHFAQVVIADGNLPVGAMNGPNSTTVHLNFRPGLLDALTVLEGILEVCPIQGAIVMEKPAEANAEIHDAYKKLLGDVTWDTMERWSFYDKIRNPNTTLIIQTGEQRRFANLILTVGVVKMAEESAF, encoded by the coding sequence ATGTTAAAAACTAAAGTAATACACCCAACAATTATGGAAGCTCTTGGCCGTTCTGGTCATTTTGCACAAGTTGTTATTGCTGACGGAAATTTACCCGTTGGCGCAATGAATGGCCCTAACTCAACAACAGTCCACCTCAACTTTAGACCAGGACTTTTAGATGCTCTCACAGTATTAGAAGGCATACTAGAAGTTTGCCCCATTCAAGGTGCTATTGTTATGGAAAAGCCCGCTGAAGCAAACGCAGAAATACACGATGCTTATAAAAAATTACTGGGAGACGTAACATGGGATACTATGGAACGTTGGTCTTTTTACGATAAAATAAGAAACCCCAATACAACATTAATTATTCAAACAGGTGAACAGCGTCGATTCGCTAATTTAATATTAACTGTCGGTGTAGTAAAAATGGCTGAAGAAAGTGCCTTTTAA
- a CDS encoding Nramp family divalent metal transporter encodes MDTSTQKKSFLKKIIALILGFGPGIFAIGYTIGTGSVTSMIVAGSKFNMQLLWVLLLSCTFSGILMFAYGNYALLTGETALYGFKKHLKYGKILAILIIVGITFGQWNSLMGILGISSNIIFEILAVNFEGLSAYKYETVLITAIIIIVTFYLLMLVGKYTFFEKILVIFVTLMGFSFLLSLCFVQPLPLDVVKGLIPTIPDIPGGKMLVAAFVGTTMASATFLSRPLFVKGKGWTIKNLDQQKKDSITAAVLIFVISGVIMAVAAGALFYDGKEVTQVLDMANTLEPVAGKWAVSIFFFGALSAGLSSIFPCLLIAPLLIADYQSGELDTNSRQFRVITAIACLVALIGPAFGANPIEIQILSQVFNVFVLPIVILGIILMLSSKKVMKDFKTSLGVYIGLYAALFFSLVISYNGIIALLEYF; translated from the coding sequence ATGGATACATCAACACAGAAAAAATCATTTCTCAAAAAAATCATTGCCTTAATTTTAGGCTTTGGGCCAGGTATTTTTGCTATTGGTTATACCATAGGTACAGGTAGTGTAACGTCTATGATTGTTGCAGGAAGCAAATTTAATATGCAACTATTATGGGTGCTATTATTAAGTTGCACTTTCTCTGGAATTTTAATGTTTGCTTACGGAAATTATGCCCTATTAACAGGTGAAACTGCGCTTTACGGATTTAAAAAACATTTAAAATACGGTAAAATTTTAGCAATTTTAATTATTGTTGGAATCACGTTTGGACAATGGAATTCACTAATGGGTATTTTAGGAATTTCATCAAATATAATTTTTGAAATACTAGCAGTAAATTTTGAAGGATTAAGTGCATATAAATATGAAACCGTTTTAATAACGGCAATAATAATAATTGTTACTTTTTACTTATTAATGTTGGTAGGTAAATATACTTTCTTCGAAAAAATACTAGTTATTTTTGTAACCTTAATGGGGTTTTCATTTTTATTATCATTATGCTTTGTACAACCATTGCCATTAGATGTAGTGAAAGGATTAATACCAACTATTCCAGATATTCCTGGTGGTAAAATGTTGGTTGCTGCTTTCGTTGGTACAACCATGGCATCTGCTACATTCTTGTCAAGACCATTATTTGTAAAAGGAAAAGGATGGACGATTAAAAATTTAGATCAACAGAAAAAAGATTCTATTACAGCTGCAGTTTTAATTTTTGTAATTAGTGGAGTTATAATGGCAGTAGCTGCTGGTGCTTTGTTTTATGACGGTAAAGAAGTTACGCAAGTATTAGATATGGCAAATACTTTAGAACCAGTTGCAGGAAAATGGGCCGTTTCTATTTTCTTTTTTGGAGCATTAAGTGCTGGTTTATCCTCTATATTCCCTTGTTTATTAATTGCTCCTTTATTGATTGCAGATTATCAATCTGGTGAGTTAGACACTAATTCGCGTCAGTTTAGAGTCATAACCGCTATTGCTTGTTTGGTTGCTTTAATTGGACCTGCATTTGGCGCAAATCCTATTGAAATTCAGATTTTATCACAAGTATTTAATGTATTTGTATTACCAATAGTAATCCTTGGAATTATATTAATGTTAAGCAGTAAAAAAGTAATGAAAGATTTCAAAACAAGTCTTGGTGTTTATATTGGTCTGTATGCTGCTTTGTTCTTTTCTTTAGTGATTTCGTATAATGGCATCATAGCACTTTTAGAATATTTTTAA
- a CDS encoding RagB/SusD family nutrient uptake outer membrane protein — MKKINIIVLGLMLVVSACSTDLDQSPSNITSPDSLTDFEGVLNSAYNYQTGSATPMSVMGDFRADNAQFDESPHNSFAAFNGDVASMEGDFFQPMYAALYKSILSANTVIEKSSNARHIGEAKFLRALAYFKLVKVFGDVAVNLSAAPSLIDTSILKRQPAADVYTQIISDLNDAKGALNNDGIPTGRASKIAAQALLGKVYMQMGDYVNAETQLATVVSGAAGAGVALKANFADVFGPGSDLNSEIIYATQISGSIAISDYSGSTFALWSNGGDTKSDEDPITSDLADAFDAAGDVVRKNVTMSVPPLSAYRLGVKYGAAAAEQDFIEIRLADVILLYAEALNENGTAASTVLPLLDDIRTRAGLTSLTGTVSSQADVRTAIANERRLELALEGQRWFDLVRTGSVDAEMGKTINSNYYVFPIPTSEIFASEGVITQNAGY; from the coding sequence ATGAAAAAAATAAATATAATAGTATTAGGATTAATGTTGGTCGTATCAGCATGTTCAACAGATTTAGATCAATCTCCATCAAATATTACAAGTCCAGATTCTTTAACAGATTTTGAAGGGGTTTTAAATTCAGCGTATAATTATCAAACTGGTTCTGCTACACCAATGAGTGTAATGGGAGATTTTAGAGCAGATAACGCTCAGTTTGACGAATCTCCACATAACTCATTTGCAGCATTTAATGGTGATGTAGCGTCTATGGAAGGTGATTTTTTCCAACCGATGTATGCAGCTTTATATAAGTCTATTTTAAGTGCAAATACAGTGATTGAAAAATCATCAAATGCAAGACATATTGGTGAAGCTAAATTTTTAAGAGCCTTGGCTTATTTTAAATTGGTAAAAGTATTTGGAGATGTTGCTGTTAATTTATCAGCTGCACCAAGTTTAATTGATACTTCAATTTTAAAAAGACAACCAGCTGCTGATGTATATACTCAGATTATTTCTGATTTAAATGATGCAAAAGGTGCATTAAACAATGATGGTATACCTACAGGTAGAGCATCTAAAATTGCTGCACAAGCATTGTTAGGTAAAGTGTATATGCAAATGGGCGATTATGTAAATGCAGAAACTCAATTAGCTACAGTTGTAAGCGGAGCTGCAGGAGCAGGTGTTGCATTAAAAGCTAATTTTGCAGATGTTTTTGGTCCAGGTTCTGACTTGAATTCAGAAATTATATACGCAACTCAGATATCTGGTTCTATAGCAATTAGTGACTATAGTGGTTCTACATTTGCATTATGGAGTAATGGAGGTGATACAAAATCTGATGAAGATCCAATTACTTCTGACCTAGCTGATGCTTTTGATGCTGCTGGTGATGTTGTTAGAAAAAACGTAACTATGTCTGTTCCTCCTTTAAGCGCTTATCGTTTAGGTGTTAAATATGGGGCTGCAGCTGCTGAACAAGATTTTATAGAAATTAGATTAGCAGATGTTATTTTATTATATGCTGAAGCATTAAATGAAAATGGTACTGCAGCTAGTACAGTTTTACCTTTATTGGATGATATTAGAACGAGAGCTGGTTTAACTAGTTTAACAGGTACTGTAAGTTCACAAGCCGATGTTAGAACAGCTATTGCTAATGAAAGAAGATTAGAGTTAGCTTTAGAAGGTCAAAGATGGTTTGATTTAGTTAGAACAGGTTCTGTTGATGCAGAAATGGGAAAAACCATTAATAGTAATTATTATGTGTTTCCAATTCCAACTTCAGAGATATTTGCTAGTGAGGGAGTTATAACTCAAAATGCAGGTTACTAA
- a CDS encoding polysaccharide lyase family 7 protein, whose product MNKKIIKSASTLLIICIFLIINSCNKTVKKSDKTETKKTVYASDVIPFFDHWKLVLGNGENAGIANNFENKDFFYTESDTNGEWVVFKAPNAGSTHGTSNNTRTELGQIKKWYPETANDKLTATLKVMNVSSTGDKTVAASHAVVVGQIHSADKHENEPLKIFYKIYPGHTKGSVFWHYEINTAGDDNSGRWDYSLAVWGNDFSVVGPDANTPPSEPKDGIELGEEFSYEIEVKDGIMNLKFTSKGHETKTFTKNLIESEFSTKADIPEQTQKLFVPIGQDGVERKEAYTGEGCFFKLGCYNQTNGKSPEVNKNWCSGAEMHGGDIQKQYADGNYAEVWFKKASISISKAAVSNQGYFNKNDHK is encoded by the coding sequence ATGAATAAAAAAATAATAAAATCGGCATCAACACTCTTAATCATCTGTATTTTTCTGATCATTAATAGCTGTAACAAAACTGTAAAAAAATCGGATAAAACAGAAACAAAAAAGACAGTTTACGCAAGTGATGTTATTCCGTTTTTTGATCACTGGAAATTAGTTTTAGGAAACGGTGAAAATGCAGGAATTGCTAATAATTTTGAAAATAAAGATTTCTTTTATACCGAAAGTGATACCAATGGAGAATGGGTTGTTTTTAAAGCACCAAATGCAGGTAGTACACATGGAACTTCAAACAATACAAGAACAGAATTAGGGCAAATTAAAAAATGGTATCCTGAAACTGCAAATGATAAATTAACCGCAACACTTAAAGTAATGAATGTTTCTTCAACTGGTGATAAAACTGTTGCAGCGTCTCATGCTGTGGTTGTAGGTCAGATTCATAGTGCGGATAAACACGAAAACGAACCACTAAAAATATTCTACAAAATATATCCTGGTCATACCAAAGGATCTGTTTTTTGGCATTACGAAATTAATACTGCCGGCGATGATAATTCTGGTAGATGGGATTATTCTTTGGCCGTTTGGGGTAATGATTTTTCTGTAGTTGGACCTGATGCAAATACACCTCCGAGCGAACCAAAAGACGGAATTGAATTAGGCGAAGAATTTAGTTATGAAATTGAGGTGAAAGATGGTATTATGAACTTAAAGTTTACAAGTAAAGGTCATGAAACCAAAACATTCACAAAAAACTTAATCGAATCAGAATTTTCTACAAAAGCAGATATTCCTGAACAAACCCAAAAGTTATTTGTGCCAATTGGTCAAGATGGTGTAGAACGAAAAGAAGCATATACTGGCGAAGGTTGTTTCTTTAAATTGGGTTGTTACAACCAAACAAATGGAAAATCTCCTGAAGTAAATAAAAATTGGTGTTCTGGTGCTGAAATGCATGGCGGAGATATTCAAAAACAATATGCAGACGGAAATTATGCAGAAGTTTGGTTTAAAAAAGCTAGTATTTCGATAAGTAAAGCTGCAGTTTCTAATCAAGGTTATTTCAATAAAAACGATCATAAATAA
- a CDS encoding FadR/GntR family transcriptional regulator has protein sequence MKISLIDTNSNKIVQNDVICKIRDLINAKNLERGDKLPSERIMSEKFDVKRNHIREAIRKLEFYGVVKSMSQSGTLLAIGLTGFNGMVDEIISLDTPSFDELVETRISLELKTVCLASERRSEEDLKRIKEALNAFKDRITDGKDYLEEDLLFHLAIAKASKNTTLITLMLLITPPILANYDRDKVCEGDGVNSEIKKHEDIYFAIASKDPELATKMMHEHFFKLSKHIEKQ, from the coding sequence ATGAAAATAAGCTTAATAGATACAAATTCAAATAAAATAGTACAGAATGATGTAATTTGTAAGATTCGTGATTTAATTAACGCTAAAAACTTAGAGCGTGGAGATAAATTACCATCTGAGAGAATTATGTCAGAAAAATTTGATGTAAAAAGGAACCATATTAGAGAAGCCATCAGAAAGCTAGAATTTTATGGTGTTGTAAAATCAATGTCTCAAAGTGGAACTTTATTAGCAATAGGATTGACTGGATTTAATGGTATGGTTGATGAAATTATTTCTCTTGACACTCCATCTTTTGATGAATTGGTGGAAACAAGAATATCATTAGAATTAAAAACAGTTTGTCTTGCTTCAGAAAGAAGATCAGAAGAAGATTTAAAACGAATAAAAGAAGCTTTAAATGCCTTTAAAGATAGAATTACTGATGGTAAAGATTATTTAGAAGAAGATCTGTTATTTCATTTAGCCATCGCTAAGGCAAGTAAGAATACCACTCTGATAACATTAATGCTTTTAATTACACCACCAATTCTAGCCAATTACGATAGAGATAAAGTTTGTGAAGGTGATGGAGTTAATTCTGAAATAAAAAAGCACGAAGATATTTATTTTGCAATAGCCTCTAAAGACCCTGAACTTGCAACAAAAATGATGCATGAACACTTCTTTAAATTATCAAAACATATAGAAAAACAATAA